In a single window of the Cryptococcus neoformans var. neoformans JEC21 chromosome 11 sequence genome:
- a CDS encoding mitochondrion protein, putative produces MKVFENDLVYNYPASHTLNLLHRKYPNPFATHVYSVDTMERSIDAETGILRSERLIGVQQGAPKWVTKLFHLPPIAYVREVVFIDPSETSATSMSVNLNLAQYISCLEHITYTPRPDNTTLFRQRAMLVSGFPTKLIARRIEQASYDRFKSNAGIGKQGFDWVLAGN; encoded by the exons ATGAAGGTATTCGAGAATGACCTTGTATATAA TTACCCGGCAAGCCATACGCTCAATTTGCTTCATCGAAAGTACCCAAATCCGTTCGCGACCCATGTCTACTCGGTCGACACGATGGAGCGGTCAATAGATGCAGAGACAGGAATATTGAGGTCAGAAAGACTAATAGGAGTTCAGCAAGGAGCACCAAAATGGGTTACCAAG CtgttccatctccctccaaTAGCATATGTGCGAGAGGTTGTATTCATAGACCCATCAGAAACTTCAGCCACAAGCATGTCGGTAAATTTGAACCTTGCTCAGTACAT TTCATGCCTAGAGCATATTACTTATACACCACGGCCCGATAATACAACACTTTTCCGACAAAGAGCAATGCTCGTTTCAGGATTCCCGACAAAGCTTATTGCTAGGAGAATAGAACAGGCAAGCTACGACAGATTTAAAAGTAACGCTGGGATAGGCAAGCAGGGCTTTGATTGGGTCCTTGCTGGAAACTGA
- a CDS encoding 35S primary transcript processing-related protein, putative — protein sequence MLRQPGTQIKLTNVSIVRMKKGGKRFEIACYQNKVSEFRSGVENDLSEVLQIEQVFTNVPKGLVAKKEDWSKCFGTDDLNKVIEEILKKGELQINNLERTQHLSSLSREIATIVSEMTVDPNTSRKHTVGMVEKAMAEVGFSVRADRPAKAQALELIKKLAEGDVLPVRRVRMRVRITMPGKDAKRCKDKIVAECDEVEEEDMGMEWEAIVQINPSTFRTLTDLVNNEAKGKGRVESMGSVGN from the exons ATGCTACGCCAGCCCGGAACCCAGATCAA GCTTACAAACGTCAGCATTGTGCGTATGAAGAAAGGTGGTAAGAGATTCGAG ATCGCTTGCTATCAAAATAAAGTCTCGGAATTCCGATCTGGAGT CGAGAATGATCTTTCCGAGGTCCTTCAAATTGAACAGGTTTTTACCAATGTTCCCAAAGGTTTAGttgccaagaaggaagactgGTCCAAATGTTTTGGCACGGATGATTTGAATAAAGTGATTGAAGAA ATCTTGAAAAAAGGTGAACTACAAATCAACAATCTCGAGAGGACGCAACacctctcatccctctcccgTGAAATTGCAACCATCGTTTCTGAAATGACTGTCGATCCCAACACCTCTCGAAAACACACTGTTGGTATGGTTGAGAAAGCTATGGCAGAAGTAGGATTCAGCGTCCGAGCCGACAGACCTGCGAaagctcaagctctggAATTGATCAAGAAACTCGCTGAAGGGGATGTCTTACCGGTTCGAagagtgaggatgagagtaCGGATAACTATGCCTGGGAAGGATGCCAAGAGATGCAAGGACAAGATTGTCGCCGAATGTGAcgaggttgaggaggaggatatgggTATGGAGTGGGAAGCG ATTGTACAAATCAACCCTAGCACCTTTAGGACACTGACAGATTTGGTCAACAACGAAGccaaagggaagggaagagtAGAGTCCATGGGAAGCGTTGGAAACTAG
- a CDS encoding cytoplasm protein, putative gives MCGLTLSIRSLSTGYPRASLLDAFQSTITCRGPDTQGSYTHIVKGKSGAEIEITLSASVLGLRGELTAQPLVGKRGVLGWNGQVFEGLQVEKDANDTRKIFEKLEEGAEFQSVLKDIEGPFACIYLDLISSTLYYQLDPLSRRSLLLYPQISGNGTVSNMFILSSCCCGLVREAGLEMRALLGGEGGIIRFDQVQVLEDGTVDLCNALIMTNNFDLPESSSTPWTRVAPINTVLPPSGLTEDSPAIHNAAVISFVDHLQASVRRRVENIPDLAPGEAKVAVLFSGGIDCTFLAYLLHQCLPLSDPIDLINVSFAPSPRPQLANGKGKGKHKTPGVEGDVYAVPDRLSGLEAVEELRNVCKEREWRFVEVNVPYEEAREHRARVVELMYPSVTEMDLSLAYPLYFASLGKGSVVGEDGNKRPYQVKAKVYISGLGADEQLGGYSRHRHAFNQAGWQGLIEETQMDLNRLPTRNLSRDDRLISSHARDARYPYLSLSFIAYLSSLPIWLKCDPRLPPGQGDKRLLRLAVERVGMSKTGARVKRAMQFGTRSAKVGGTGSGVKGPKAGERPVEWI, from the exons ATGTGTGGTCTCACACTCTCCATCAGATCCCTTTCTACCGGCTATCCCAGAGCATCTCTGCTCGACGCCTTTCAATCCACAATCACATGCCGAGGGCCGGATACACAGGGGTCATATACCCACATTGTGAAGGGCAAGTCTGGTGCGGAAATAGAAATTACCCTGAGTGCGAGCGTCCTTGGACTTCGAGGAGAACTGACGGCTCAGCCACTGgttggaaaaagaggagtTTTGGGATGGAATGGACAGGTGTTTGAGGGATTACAGGTGGAAAAGGATGCGAACGATACCCGCAAGATATTTGAGAAACTGGAAGAGGGGGCTGAGTTCCAAAGTGTCCTGAAGGATATTGAAGGGCCGTTTGCTTGCATTTACCTAGAC TTGATATCTTCTACACTCTACTACCAACTAGATCCCTTGTCGCGTCGCTCACTGCTCTTATATCCCCAAATATCCGGCAATGGCACCGTATCCAACATGTTCATACTCAGCTCTTGCTGCTGCGGGCTGGTGCGTGAGGCTGGGCTAGAGATGCGAGCTTTGCTgggtggtgaaggaggtATCATTCGATTTGATCAAGTTCAAGTCCTCGAGGATGGGACA GTGGACCTATGTAATGCTCTCATCATGACCAATAACTTTGACCTTCCTGAAAGCTCGTCTACACCGTGG ACTAGGGTTGCACCAATTAACACCGTCCTTCCCCCTTCAGGCCTCACAGAAGATAGCCCAGCCATCCACAACGCCGCCGTCATCTCGTTTGTCGACCATCTGCAAGCTAGCGTGCGACGTCGAGTAGAGAACATACCAGACTTGGCACCTGG GGAAGCCAAGGTAGCTGTACTTTTCTCAGGGGGGATTGACTGTACATTCCTCGCctatcttctccatcagtGCCTACCATTATCAGATCCTATCGACCTCATTAACGTATCCTTCGCTCCTTCCCCCAGACCTCAACTTGCCAacggaaaagggaaaggcaAGCACAAAACGCCAGgagtggaaggagatgttTATGCTGTACCTGATCGGCTGTCGGGCTTGGAAGCTGTCGAAGAGTTGAGGAACGTTtgcaaggagagagaatGGAGATTTGTGGAAGTGAATGTACCTTATGAA GAGGCTAGAGAGCATAGAgcgagggtggtggagctCATGTATCCATCAGTGACGGAGATGGATTTG TCCCTAGCCTATCCACTTTACTTTGCATCGCTCGGCAAGGGATCAGTCGTAGGCGAAGATGGGAACAAAAGACCGTATCAGGTGAAGGCAAAAGTTTACATCTCCGGTCTGGGCGCAGACGA GCAACTGGGAGGTTATTCACGGCATCGACATGCTTTCAACCAAGCCGGATGGCAGGGCCTCATCGAAGAA ACCCAAATGGATCTCAACCGTTTACCTACACGCAATTTATCTCGGGATGACCGCCTCATTTCTTCACATGCCCGGGACGCACGATATCCCtacctctccctctctttcaTCGCCTACCTCTCTTCCTTACCTATCTGGCTCAAGTGTGATCCCCGCCTTCCACCGGGTCAAGGAGATAAACGGTTATTGCGATTAGCGGTGGAAAGAGTAGGGATGAGCAAGACTGGAGCGAGAGTAAAGAGGGCGATGCAGTTTGGGACGAGAAGTGCAAAAGTCGGGGGTACTGGGAGTGGAGTCAAGGGCCCAAAAGCTGGAGAGAGACCGGTGGAGTGGATTTGA
- a CDS encoding expressed protein: protein MSNSSSVRNPLQRAHALSAQASSLLDSDQPSAQAMSQALQAYREAASLFEASAGDLDVDESTKVTLKLLTTQHRKLARDLERRISIAAKGKMATPVNTRLAGMPPNRRYFSEGSPARGYLPDNKQVAGGMTPLRVDSTAQHLSHTQEVPPFAYRPPPNPSGSQPNSASIFSPSDAPSPLQSSSSSSEAPEESYVHFGAPPDITDPFNRFWAMLDNMLEDISNPIAFASAPLDTLGPTIPQPKKSQEKRNSKSGKEEKRKEESPSPTDSFYLVHPKGKMTPEGSEDGDKPRGNPAPLAKTPEELALENTSLRHSLDTLASHTQSLEQTNRLLKIQLEERDKKFLAAMAGVKKEAARAKQGQELWRSQVMAGSIIPVRAPRVDGSPINSVPGLKDGPGSDSTVLRKRIKELEEEVKALKLESEKQKNHIEKYKGKFEKLKANARAKKEAKLAAAAAEATAQGQNSSTPT, encoded by the exons ATGTCAAATTCATCCTCTGTTAGAAATCCTCTTCAGCGCGCCCATGCTCTCTCAGCCCAAGCATCTAGCCTTTTGGATTCCGATCAGCCGTCGGCCCAAGCAATGAGCCAGGCCCTACAGGCTTACAGAGAAGCAGCCAGTCTATTTGAAGCTTCTGCTGGTGATTTGGATGTCGATGAGAGCACGAAGGTGACTTTGAAGTTGTTGACAACGCAGCATCGCAAACTGGCAAGGGACCTCGAGCGGAGGATTAGTATTGCTGCCAAAGGGAAAATGGCCACTCCTGTGAATACGCGACTTGCTGGAATGCCCCCAAACCGGAGATATTTCTCTGAAGGTTCACCTGCCAGAGGCTATCTCCCTGATAACAAACAGGTCGCGGGCGGAATGACACCTCTGCGGGTTGACTCGA CCGCGCAGCACTTATCACATACTCAGGAGGTACCACCATTCGCATATAggcctcctccaaatccgTCCGGTTCTCAGCCAAATtctgcttccatcttctcgccatCCGATGCTCCGTCACCTTTAcaatcctcttcgtcatcttctgaaGCGCCTGAGGAGTCTTACGTGCATTTCGGCGCTCCCCCGGATATAACCGACCCATTCAATCGCTTTTGGGCCATGCTGGATAATATGCTGGAAGATATATCTAACCCCATTGCTTTTGCCAGTGCACCTCTTGATACACTAGGTCCAACCATTCCACAACCGAAAAAGTCACAGGAGAAACGCAATAGCAAGAGTggtaaagaagaaaagagaaaggaagagtcACCATCACCTACTGATTCCTTTTATTTGGTTCATCCAAAGGGCAAGATGACACCCGAAGGATCCGAGGATGGGGATAAACCTCGCGGTAACCC AGCCCCTTTAGCCAAAACGCCAGAGGAATTGGCCCTGGAAAATACATCTTTACGGCATTCCCTCGACACCCTTGCTTCACACACTCAATCTCTAGAACAGACAAACCGCCTTCTCAAAATCCAGTTAGAAGAGCGGGATAAGAAGTTTTTGGCAGCCATGGCAGGTGtaaagaaggaagctgcTCGGGCCaaacaaggacaagagcTGTGGCGCAGTCAAGTCATGGCTGGATCTATCATACCGGTTAGAGCGCCGAGGGTGGACGGAAGTCCGATTAACAGTGTTCCTGggttgaaggatgggcCAGGATCGGATAGCACGG TCTTGCGCAAGAGGATCAAAgaattggaggaggaagtgaaGGCCCTGAAGCTCGAATCAGAGAAGCAGAAAAACCACATTGAAAAGTACAAAGGAAAG TTCGAAAAGCTGAAAGCAAATGCGCgagccaagaaggaagctAAATTAGCTGCAGCTGCCGCTGAAGCCACCGCGCAAGGACAGAATTCTTCTACCCCGACATAA